One Belonocnema kinseyi isolate 2016_QV_RU_SX_M_011 chromosome 6, B_treatae_v1, whole genome shotgun sequence genomic region harbors:
- the LOC117175468 gene encoding endoglucanase Z-like: MYVIIDWRSHYANQHQNEAIAFFQEMEKTYSKVNNVIYEMWNEPKDVTWKDNIKPYAVAVIKEIRAIDKNNLIVVSTSTYSQDVDVAAADPITGYNNIAYALHFHSGIHHQELRNKASSTLKKIWLCL; encoded by the coding sequence ATGTACGTCATTATTGACTGGCGCTCACATTATGCCAATCAACATCAGAATGAGGCTATTGCATTCTTCCAAGAAATGGAAAAAACTTATAGCAAAGTAAATAATGTCATCTACGAAATGTGGAACGAGCCAAAGGATGTTACATGGAAGGACAACATAAAGCCGTATGCAGTAGCTGTAATTAAGGAAATTCGGGCTATTGATAAAAACAACTTGATTGTTGTGAGCACATCGACTTATTCTCAGGACGTTGATGTGGCTGCAGCTGATCCCATTACTGGCTATAACAATATTGCGTATGCTCTACATTTTCACTCTGGGATTCATCATCAGGAGTTAAGAAACAAGGCATCAAGtactcttaaaaaaatatggctttgCTTGTGA
- the LOC117175469 gene encoding endoglucanase Z-like — MKERMWKKANGARVKTVVDAAIANGMYVIIDWHSHYANQHQNEAIAFFKEMAKTYSKVNNVIYEIWNEPKDVTWKDNIKPYAVAVIKAIRAIDKKNLIVVGTSTYSQDVDVAAADPITGYNNIAYALHFYAGTHHQELRNKASNALHKNIALFVTEWGTVNADGNGGVAAQESSVWFNFMKANKLSNANWCIHDKPEGASALNQGASSDGGWRDNNLTDTGKFVRNLIRNWYK; from the exons ATGAAAGAACGCATGTggaaaaaggcaaatggag CTAGAGTGAAGACTGTGGTTGATGCTGCAATTGCAAATGGCATGTACGTCATCATTGACTGGCACTCGCATTATGCCAATCAACATCAGAATGAGGCTATTGCGTTCTTCAAAGAAATGGCAAAAACTTATAGCAAAGTAAATAATGTTATCTACGAAATTTGGAATGAGCCAAAGGATGTTACATGGAAGGACAACATAAAGCCCTATGCAGTAGCTGTAATTAAGGCAATTCGggctattgataaaaaaaacttgattgttGTGGGCACATCGACTTATTCTCAGGACGTTGATGTGGCTGCAGCTGATCCCATTACTGGCTACAACAATATTGCTTATGCTCTACATTTTTACGCTGGGACTCATCATCAGGAGTTGAGGAACAAGGCATCAAATGCTCTTCACAAAAATATCGCTTTATTTGTGACGGAGTGGGGAACTGTTAATGCAGATGGCAATGGCGGTGTTGCTGCCCAGGAAAGCAGTGTCTGGTTTAATTTTATGAAAGCCAACAAGCTGAGCAATGCCAACTGGTGTATCCATGATAAGCCGGAAGGTGCTTCAGCTTTGAATCAGGGAGCGAGTTCTGATGGAGGATGGCGTGACAATAACCTCACCGACACAGGAAAATTTGTGCGCAATTTGATCCGAAACTGGTATAAGTGA
- the LOC117175467 gene encoding endoglucanase Z-like: MKERMWKKANGARVKTVVDAAIANGMYVIIDWHSHYANQHQNEAIVFFKEMAKTYSKVNNVIYEIWNEPKDVTWKDNIKPYAVAIIKAIRAIDKKNLIVVGTSTYSQDVDVAAADPITGYNNIAYALHFYSGTHHQELRNKASNALHKNIALFVTEWGAVNADGNGGVAAQESSAWVNFMKANKLSNANWCIHDKPEGASALNQGASSDGGWRDNNLTDTGKFVRNLIRNWYK; encoded by the exons ATGAAAGAACGCATGTggaaaaaggcaaatggag CTAGAGTGAAGACTGTGGTTGATGCTGCAATTGCAAATGGCATGTACGTCATCATTGACTGGCACTCGCATTATGCCAATCAACATCAGAATGAGGCCATTGTGTTCTTCAAAGAAATGGCAAAAACTTATAGCAAAGTAAATAATGTCATCTACGAAATTTGGAATGAGCCAAAGGATGTTACATGGAAGGACAACATAAAGCCGTATGCAGTAGCTATAATTAAGGCAATTCGggctattgataaaaaaaacttgattgttGTGGGCACATCGACTTATTCTCAGGACGTTGATGTGGCTGCAGCTGATCCCATTACTGGCTACAACAATATTGCttatgctttacatttttacTCTGGGACTCATCATCAGGAGTTGAGGAACAAGGCATCAAATGCTCTTCACAAAAATATCGCTTTATTTGTGACGGAGTGGGGAGCTGTTAATGCAGATGGCAATGGCGGTGTTGCTGCCCAGGAAAGCAGTGCCTGGGTTAATTTTATGAAAGCCAACAAGCTGAGCAATGCCAACTGGTGTATCCATGATAAGCCGGAAGGTGCTTCAGCTTTGAATCAGGGAGCGAGTTCTGATGGAGGATGGCGTGACAACAACCTCACCGACACAGGAAAATTTGTGCGCAATTTGATCCGAAACTGGTATAAGTGA